TTGTAGTCGAGGTTGACGACGGTGCGGCCTTGCGCCAGCAGCGCCTCGCAGGTGGCCCGGCCGATGCCGGAGCTGCCACCCGTGACCAGGGCGACTTCTTGTGGACTCATAGACACTTTCACTTCAAGCGGGCCGCACCGCGGCCCCGGGGAAGAACGCGGATCAGACGCGCTCGAGGATCAGCGCGATGCCCTGGCCGACGCCGATGCACATCGTGCACAGCGCGTAGCGGCCGCCCTGCTTGTGCAGCTGGTTGATGGCGGTGGTCGCCAGGCGCGCACCGCTGGCACCCAGCGGGTGGCCCAGCGCGATGGCACCGCCGTTGATGTTCACGCGGGCGTCGTCGTCCTTGAGGCCCAGCAGGCGCAGCACCGCGAGGCCCTGGGCCGCGAAGGCTTCGTTGAGCTCGATCACGTCCATCTGGTCGATCGTGAGGCCCGTCAGCGCCAGCACCTTCTGCGTGGCGGGCGCCGGGCCGATGCCCATCACGCGCGGCGCGACGCCAGCGGTGGCCATGCCGACCACGCGGGCGCGCGGCGTCAGGCCGTGCCGGGCGGCGCTGGCTTCGTCGGCCAGCAGCAACGCGCAAGCGCCGTCGTTCACACCGCTGGCATTGCCGGCGGTCACGGTGCCGTCCGGCCGCACCACGCCCTTGAGCTTGGCGAGCGATTCCAGGCTGGTCTCGCGCGGATGCTCGTCCTTGCTGACGATGATGGGGTCGCCCTTCTTCTGCGGCACGGTCACCGGCACGATCTCGGCGTCGAAGAAGCCGGACTTCTGCGAAGCCACGGCGCGCAGTTGCGAATTCAGCGCCATCAAGTCCTGCGCCTCGCGCTCGATCTTGTAGTCGGTGGCCACGTTCTCGGCCGTCTCGGGCATCGAGTCGACACCGTACTGCGCCTTCATCAGCTTGTTGACGAAGCGCCAGCCGATGGTCGTGTCGTACACCGCGTTGGCGCGGCTGAAGGCCGACTCGGCCTTGGGCATGACGAAAGGGGCGCGGCTCATGCTTTCGACGCCGCCGGCGATCATCAGGCCCGCTTCGCCGGCCTTGATGGCGCGCGCTGCGGAACCGACCGCATCGAGGCCCGAACCACACAGGCGGTTGATGGTTGCGCCGCCCAGTTCGATAGGCAGGCCGGCCAGCAGCGCCGACATGCGCGCCACGTTGCGGTTGTCTTCGCCGGCCTGGTTGGCGCAGCCATAGAGCACATCGCCCACGGCCTGCCAGTCGACGTTCTTGTTGCGCTCCATCAACGCCTTGAGCGGGATCGCGCCGAGGTCGTCGGTGCGCACGCTCGAGAGCGCGCCGCCGTAGCGGCCGAAGGGGGTGCGGATGGCGTCGCAGATGAAGGCTTCTTTGCTGCTCATGTCTCTTCCTTGGTTGTTTCGGGGCGGTGCGTTCAGGCGGCGATCGGCAGGCCGATCAACTTCTCGAGTTCGGCGTGCGTGAGGCCGTCGACCGTGTCGATCAGCCTGAGCCCGTCGGGCGTGCATTCGAGCGTGGCCAGGTCGGAGTAGACGCGCTTGACGCAGCCGATGCCGGTCAGCGGGTAGCTGCATTCCTTGACGATCTTGCTCACGCCGGCCTTGGTCAAGAGGTCCATCATGACCCAGGTCTGTTTCGCACCGATGGCCAAGTCCATCGCGCCGCCGACGGCGGGGATGGCGCCTTCTTCGCCGGTGCTCCAGTTGGCCAGGTCGCCGGTGGCCGACACCTGGAAGGCGCCGAGCACGCAGATGTCGAGGTGGCCGCCGCGCATCATCGCGAAGCTGTCGGCATGGTGGAAGAACGAACCGCCCGCCAGCAGCGTGACGGGCTGCTTGCCGGCATTGATCAGGTCGTAGTCCTCGTTGCCGGCGGCGGGTGCCGGGCCCATGCCCAGGATGCCGTTCTCGCTCTGCAGCACGATCTCGCGCCCGGCCGGCAGGTGGTTGGCCACCAGCGTGGGCTGGCCGATGCCCAGGTTGACGACGGCGCCGTCGAAGATGTCCTGTGCAACCCGCGCTGCGAGCTGGTCCTTGGTGCGACGTTGGTAGGTTGCAGTCGTGGTGCTCATGGTCATGCCGCCTTCTTGAAACCGCCGGCCTGTGTGGCCACGCGATCGATCTTCACCACGTGCTTCACGAACACGCCGGGGGTGACGATGCTCTCGGGATCGAGCGCGCCGAGTTCGACGATCTCGTGCACCGTCGCGATGGTCTTCTTCGACGCCATCGCCATCACCGGGCCGAAGTTGCGCGCCGCCATGCGGTAGTTCAGGTTGCCCCAGCGGTCGCCCGTCTCGGCCTTGACCAGCGCGACGTCGCCGTAGATCGGGTACTCCAGCACGTAGTGCTTGCCGCCGATCTCGCGCGTTTCGCGGCCCTTGGCCAGTTCGGTGCCGTAGCCGGTCGGGCAGAAGAAGGCCCCGATGCCGGCACCGGCAGCGCGGATGCGCTCGGCCAGGTTGCCCTGCGGCACCAGTTCGAGCTCGAGTTTGCCGCTGCGGTAGAGGCCGTCGAAGATCTGGCTGTCGACCTGCCGCGGAAAGCTGCAGATGATCTTGCGCACACGGCCCGCCTTGAGCAGTGCCGCGAGGCCGGTCTCGCCGTTGCCCGCGTTGTTGTTGACGACCGTGAGGTCGCGAGCGCCCTGTTCGATCAGGCCGTCGATGAGTTCGAGAGGAATGCCGGCGGTGCCGAAGCCGCCGATGAGGACGGTGGCACCGTCCTGGATGCCCGACATGGCGTCGGCGATCGAAGGCGCGATCTTGTCGATCATGGGAACTGTCTCCGGTGAAGGATGGAGAAACCGAGCATGACACTCGGAGGAACCTCTCAATTTGTTCGTATAGCGAACATTTGTTCTTATAATGAATTCTAAACAACAAAGGCCACCGATGGCAAACACGAGACAAGAAGAGGAGCCCGCCCCGGCGCCGGGCGACAGCTATGTGCAATCCTTCGCGCGCGGGCTGCAGGTGATCCGCTCCTTCAGCGCCACCGCACCGCGCCAGACGCTCAGCGAAGTCGCCGCCGCGACCGGCCTCACGCGCGCCGGCGCACGGCGCATCCTGCTCACGCTGCAGTCGCTCGGCTACGTCGAGACCGACGGCAAGCGCTTCGGGCTGACCGCGCGCATCCTCGAACTCGGCTTCGCCTACCTGTCGTCGATGCCGATCTGGAACCGCGCCGAGCCGGTGATGGAAGCGCTGGTGCGGCAAGTGAAGGAGTCGTGCTCGGCCGCGGTGCTCGACGGCACCGACATCGTCTACGTGCTGCGCGTGCAGACGCACAAGATCATGCGCATCAACCTGGCGGTCGGCACGCGGCTGCCGGCCTACTGCACCTCGCTCGGCCGCATGCTGCTGGCCGACCTGGACGACGCCACGGTGCGCGAGCGGCTCGAGGCGTCCGACCGCACGGCGCTCACGCGCTACACCATCACCGACGTCGACACGCTGGTCGCGAAGGTCGCGCAGGCGCGGCGCCAGGGCTGGTGCCTGATGAACCAGGAACTGGAAGAAGGCCTCATCTCCATCGCCGCACCGGTGACCGACCGCAACGGCCGCACCGTGGCCGCGCTCAACGTCAGCGGCCAGGCCAACCGCACCAGCGCGAAGGTGATGCAGGAGACGATGCTGCCGGGGCTGCGCGCCGCGGCTGCGGAGATTTCACGGCTGCTCTGACGGCCCGCGCGGCCGGTGCTACCCTCGCCCGCATCATGTTCAATCCCACTCAAGAGGAAGTGCGCCGCTTCTTCTGCAACGTCTACGCCAAGAGCCGCGACGGCCTGCCGATGGAAGCGCTCGAGACCATCGCCGCCGGCTGGATCGACGCGCACCCCGAGTACCACGCCGACCTGGTCGATGCCGACGCAGCGGTGAGCCGCGTGTACGACGGCAAGAACGGACAGGAGAACCCGTTCCTGCACCTGTCGATGCACCTGTCGATCAGCGAGCAATGCTCCATCGACCAGCCGCGCGGCATCCG
The sequence above is drawn from the Variovorax sp. J2L1-78 genome and encodes:
- the pcaF gene encoding 3-oxoadipyl-CoA thiolase, with translation MSSKEAFICDAIRTPFGRYGGALSSVRTDDLGAIPLKALMERNKNVDWQAVGDVLYGCANQAGEDNRNVARMSALLAGLPIELGGATINRLCGSGLDAVGSAARAIKAGEAGLMIAGGVESMSRAPFVMPKAESAFSRANAVYDTTIGWRFVNKLMKAQYGVDSMPETAENVATDYKIEREAQDLMALNSQLRAVASQKSGFFDAEIVPVTVPQKKGDPIIVSKDEHPRETSLESLAKLKGVVRPDGTVTAGNASGVNDGACALLLADEASAARHGLTPRARVVGMATAGVAPRVMGIGPAPATQKVLALTGLTIDQMDVIELNEAFAAQGLAVLRLLGLKDDDARVNINGGAIALGHPLGASGARLATTAINQLHKQGGRYALCTMCIGVGQGIALILERV
- a CDS encoding 3-oxoacid CoA-transferase subunit B; translated protein: MTMSTTTATYQRRTKDQLAARVAQDIFDGAVVNLGIGQPTLVANHLPAGREIVLQSENGILGMGPAPAAGNEDYDLINAGKQPVTLLAGGSFFHHADSFAMMRGGHLDICVLGAFQVSATGDLANWSTGEEGAIPAVGGAMDLAIGAKQTWVMMDLLTKAGVSKIVKECSYPLTGIGCVKRVYSDLATLECTPDGLRLIDTVDGLTHAELEKLIGLPIAA
- a CDS encoding 3-oxoacid CoA-transferase subunit A encodes the protein MIDKIAPSIADAMSGIQDGATVLIGGFGTAGIPLELIDGLIEQGARDLTVVNNNAGNGETGLAALLKAGRVRKIICSFPRQVDSQIFDGLYRSGKLELELVPQGNLAERIRAAGAGIGAFFCPTGYGTELAKGRETREIGGKHYVLEYPIYGDVALVKAETGDRWGNLNYRMAARNFGPVMAMASKKTIATVHEIVELGALDPESIVTPGVFVKHVVKIDRVATQAGGFKKAA
- a CDS encoding DUF1841 family protein, which translates into the protein MFNPTQEEVRRFFCNVYAKSRDGLPMEALETIAAGWIDAHPEYHADLVDADAAVSRVYDGKNGQENPFLHLSMHLSISEQCSIDQPRGIRQAVELLAARSSLLDAHHAAMECLGRMMWEAQRAGRPPDGEAYVDCVQRRATRD
- a CDS encoding IclR family transcriptional regulator domain-containing protein, giving the protein MANTRQEEEPAPAPGDSYVQSFARGLQVIRSFSATAPRQTLSEVAAATGLTRAGARRILLTLQSLGYVETDGKRFGLTARILELGFAYLSSMPIWNRAEPVMEALVRQVKESCSAAVLDGTDIVYVLRVQTHKIMRINLAVGTRLPAYCTSLGRMLLADLDDATVRERLEASDRTALTRYTITDVDTLVAKVAQARRQGWCLMNQELEEGLISIAAPVTDRNGRTVAALNVSGQANRTSAKVMQETMLPGLRAAAAEISRLL